DNA sequence from the Gammaproteobacteria bacterium genome:
CGGGAGCGGAAAGCGCGGCAATATAAGCTGGATCTTCGTCGCGCAACAATAGGTAGGCAAGTTCATGGTCGAGCAGGGTATTAGCACCGCCTTCAAAAGCGGGACGGACACAATGCAGTATCAAGCCATGAATTTGACGTTCGGGAGAGTTGTAATACCCATCGGTGTGCCAATGAAGGAGACGATTGGTATAGGGAATGAAATCAGCCCTGCGGTGGTCACCGGTGACGACGCGTAGAGCGGTGATGTCATCTTCGTCCGCTCCAGGGTTATGGTCCAGACGCCGCAGCCCGAGTTGCTCGCCAAGCAGACGCGGCACTGTACGGTCTTCTCCTAAGTCTGGACCAGCATAGATGGCTAGGTTGGCGCTCTGACAGCGTGCAAGGAGAGCTGCGCGTTCTGCCTTGCTCAACGCACGCGGGTCACGAACTTCAATGACGAGGTCAGCCAAGGCGCGGGGAGCACTGGCGAGTTTAGCCTCGCGCCAGCGTTGATAGGCGGAATCATCCATCAAATTGAATGGGCTAGCGGACATAAAAGTTTCCCCAGGTTCAGGGCGTTAGCGCATGCTAAAGTCCCGTAATACCTTCTCTGGTTCCATTTTGGATCACGGTGGAGTCCCAACTTTTCTGCCATCCCCGCTACGTAGTCAGGCATCTGCGTGGATTTTTATTTTTATGCCTCCGGCTGTTTTTGACCAGAATCCTCACTAATTCCACTTTTCCTCACGATCTGAGCGAGGGTAATACTACCTAAAAAATCAAAAATC
Encoded proteins:
- a CDS encoding Taurine catabolism dioxygenase TauD, giving the protein MSASPFNLMDDSAYQRWREAKLASAPRALADLVIEVRDPRALSKAERAALLARCQSANLAIYAGPDLGEDRTVPRLLGEQLGLRRLDHNPGADEDDITALRVVTGDHRRADFIPYTNRLLHWHTDGYYNSPERQIHGLILHCVRPAFEGGANTLLDHELAYLLLRDEDPAYIAALSAPDAMTIPAHVHDGQELRSAAVGPVFSITRDGHLHLRYTARSRNIIWREEPVLLTGRSTGTLIGDTKLAIAALVRILTTNPYVLRGTLISGQGLVCNNVLHDRSGFTDDPAIPRLVYRARYYDRVAGHSH